In Rosa chinensis cultivar Old Blush chromosome 1, RchiOBHm-V2, whole genome shotgun sequence, a genomic segment contains:
- the LOC112181863 gene encoding F-box/kelch-repeat protein At3g61590, which produces MAEETSWFSHYLDDRPREIGEYESFAELSDEGNQEVTVVSVESFLPDELLERIIAYLPIASIFRAQSVCKRWNGIVSSKKYISTNSPLPPQKPWYFMFTSCNEPIGYAYDPVLRKWYGIELPCIQTSNWSIASSCGLVCFMDNDGRSELYVCNPLTKIYKKLEEPPGLRFSDYGALAISANRISRSYTITVVKSKQVPGNFFQWDVSVHIYDSETTMWLSPVTEVLTGWRGGDESVVCDGVLYFLIYSTGGGTPENRHGLISYNLSARSSHGQLIRSFIPVPCALTCGRLMNLREKLVMVGGIGKPDRPDIIKGIGIWILNGKVWQEIARMPHKFFQGFGELDDVFASSGIDDLIYIQSYGAPALLAFDMHLKHWRWSQKCPVTKKFPLQLFSGFCFEPRLEVNP; this is translated from the coding sequence ATGGCAGAGGAAACGTCATGGTTTAGCCATTACCTTGATGACAGGCCAAGAGAGATTGGGGAGTATGAGTCATTTGCAGAGCTGAGTGATGAAGGGAATCAAGAAGTTACTGTAGTGTCAGTTGAATCTTTCCTTCCTGATGAACTGTTGGAGCGGATAATAGCATATCTACCAATTGCGAGCATTTTCAGAGCACAGTCTGTGTGCAAAAGGTGGAATGGCATTGTTagttcaaaaaaatatatatcaacCAATTCACCCTTGCCACCGCAAAAACCTTGGTACTTTATGTTTACAAGCTGCAATGAACCAATTGGTTATGCATACGATCCTGTACTTAGAAAGTGGTATGGCATTGAGCTCCCCTGCATTCAAACATCAAATTGGTCAATTGCTTCCTCATGCGGTTTGGTTTGCTTTATGGACAATGATGGTAGAAGTGAGTTATACGTCTGCAACCCTCTTACGAAAATATACAAGAAGCTTGAGGAGCCTCCTGGCTTGAGATTTTCTGATTACGGTGCACTTGCAATTTCGGCTAACAGGATCTCAAGAAGTTATACTATTACAGTGGTGAAATCTAAGCAAGTTCCTGGAAATTTTTTCCAATGGGATGTTTCTGTTCACATTTATGATTCAGAAACAACAATGTGGCTGTCCCCTGTGACAGAAGTTCTGACAGGATGGAGAGGTGGGGATGAGAGTGTGGTCTGTGATGGGGTTTTGTACTTCTTGATTTACTCTACTGGGGGTGGGACACCAGAGAATCGTCATGGCCTAATCTCCTACAATCTCTCTGCTCGCTCTTCCCATGGGCAGTTGATCCGTAGTTTCATTCCTGTACCTTGTGCTCTTACATGTGGCCGTCTAATGAACTTGAGGGAGAAGCTGGTTATGGTGGGAGGAATTGGGAAACCAGATCGCCCTGACATAATTAAGGGGATTGGTATCTGGATTCTAAATGGGAAGGTGTGGCAAGAGATTGCCCGTATGCCTCACAAGTTTTTCCAAGGATTTGGAGAATTGGATGATGTTTTTGCCAGCAGTGGTATAGATGATCTCATATACATCCAGAGCTATGGAGCTCCAGCTCTTCTTGCGTTTGACATGCACTTGAAACATTGGAGATGGTCACAGAAGTGCCCGGTAACAAAGAAGTTTCCTCTCCAGCTCTTTTCTGGTTTTTGTTTCGAACCTCGGCTTGAAGTAAATCCCTGA